The Metabacillus sediminilitoris genome window below encodes:
- a CDS encoding PadR family transcriptional regulator: MLHILGDENSTKVLEKLVRDEMIQVNNGIYSVTRKGLKNARNLFDRPSKPNSKGMKRRGLIQIAILKLLKEEPRHGYQVMKLLEERSNGYYTPSAGTVNPALQDLHDKGLITVVEQGDKKVYTLHSDGLLFLAEAVQGEEDVFWEDWRIRLMWKQSKHAGLVREEMDKFMLEYHIAMRSQNMLKNSSQF, encoded by the coding sequence TTGTTACATATTTTAGGAGATGAAAATTCAACAAAGGTTCTTGAAAAATTAGTTAGGGATGAAATGATACAAGTTAACAATGGCATCTATTCCGTTACAAGAAAAGGCTTAAAAAATGCACGTAACCTATTCGATCGGCCTTCAAAACCAAATTCAAAAGGTATGAAACGGAGAGGACTTATCCAGATAGCTATTCTCAAGCTATTAAAAGAAGAGCCGAGGCATGGCTATCAGGTGATGAAGTTATTAGAAGAAAGAAGCAATGGTTATTATACTCCAAGTGCCGGGACAGTAAATCCTGCTTTACAGGATTTACATGATAAAGGACTAATAACAGTTGTTGAACAAGGAGATAAAAAGGTCTATACATTACATTCAGATGGCTTGTTATTTTTAGCGGAAGCTGTTCAAGGTGAGGAAGATGTGTTTTGGGAGGACTGGCGAATCCGTTTAATGTGGAAGCAATCAAAGCATGCGGGTCTTGTAAGGGAAGAAATGGATAAATTTATGTTAGAGTATCACATTGCGATGAGAAGCCAGAACATGCTGAAGAATTCATCTCAATTTTAA
- a CDS encoding GNAT family N-acetyltransferase, producing MIKLSYFTRSDFKQLINWIDSPEFLLQWGGPAFEYPLTESQLTTYLANANHDEADKYVYKVLHKETGKVIGHISLGNVDRKHKSARVGKVLVGNKDVRGQGIGQQMLKEVLKIAFGELNLHRVSLGVFDFNVSAINCYEKVGFKKEGVLRDSRRIGNTYWSSLEMSMLENEWAEWRSLHT from the coding sequence TTGATAAAACTAAGCTATTTTACACGTTCTGATTTCAAACAATTAATCAATTGGATCGATTCACCAGAATTTCTTTTACAATGGGGCGGGCCTGCTTTTGAGTATCCGTTAACTGAAAGTCAGTTAACGACATATCTTGCGAATGCAAATCATGATGAGGCTGACAAGTATGTCTATAAAGTATTACATAAAGAAACAGGTAAAGTGATCGGGCATATTTCGTTAGGAAATGTTGATAGGAAACATAAATCTGCACGAGTAGGCAAGGTTTTAGTTGGGAATAAAGATGTTCGCGGCCAAGGTATTGGTCAACAGATGCTGAAAGAGGTCCTAAAGATTGCGTTTGGTGAACTAAACTTACATCGAGTAAGTCTTGGAGTTTTTGACTTTAACGTTTCGGCAATTAACTGTTATGAAAAGGTAGGTTTTAAAAAGGAAGGAGTCCTTAGGGATTCAAGAAGAATCGGGAACACATATTGGAGCTCATTGGAGATGAGTATGTTAGAAAATGAATGGGCAGAGTGGCGAAGTCTGCATACATAA